The DNA window GAGAGTTTTGATGGTAATAATGATATAGCTTTTTCTAGTAAAATAAACAAACTAATAAGTTTTTCAATTAAGAAATCCATAAAAGGGTTAAAAAACAAGCACAATTGGAATTAAAAACTATTGCCAACAACGTGTATAACCAATTGCTCAGTCTGTGTGTACTCGGAAATTCCTAACGGAATTTCCTACTGGTTAGTTTTCTTTTGTTAACTTAGTTCTTGCCAACGCAACAAGCCATACACAAAACCGTTGGGTGTAATCCTCAAACGATGAAGATCAAAAATGAAGATTTTATAAAAACCATACAGAATCAATTTAAGGAAATTGATTTTAATATAATTCCAACTTTGAATGAGTTAGAATTAGAGTTTGAATCTCCATTTTGCAAATCTTTTAAATTTCAGATCTGTGTTGAGTCTTTATGGACACTATCTCAAGTGTATGCGATTCCAAATTTACATCCAAATTCCTATTTCTGGTATAACGATATAATGTTTAATCCTTCTTCTGAAGATGTTAATGAAAATTGGATTGAAGAATCACAGACTGAAATCTTAAACACTTTAGATATTCTTTTGAAACATCCGATTCGGATAGAACAGGTAAATGGAATATTCACAAGCTCTTTTAAATGTGAGTATAAAATAGAGAATTGGATTGAACTTAGTAAAAACAGTTTGTTGACTTTATCTAAAAAAACAATTCCTCCTATTGATGGGAAAAAATATACATATTATTAAAAAGCACAACACCCAACAACGTGTATAACCAATTGCTAGTTTGTGTGTGCTCGGAAATTCCTAGCGGAATTTCCTATTGGTTCGGTTTCTTTTGCTAACTTAGTTCTCGCCAACGCAACCAGCCATACACAAAACCGTTGTGGTGCATTTAAGAAACGAAATGAATAACATAAAAAGCGTTTGGATTGGAACAGAAGAAAAAGAACCAATTCTTAGAGAAAAAACGGAATTAAATGATAATTCAGATGTAATAGTAACATTTGAAAATGGAGATAAGTATGTAGCTACATTTTTTACTTATGAAAATATTGAATCGTTGAGACAAAAGAATCAGAAAACTGGTGAATGTTTAAATGGAAAATATTTTTGTGCAACTGACTTGATACTGATTGATAAACTGAATAGAAAAGAAGTTCTAAACGTTATAAATCATATGATTAAAGAAGACGAGTTTTACACTTATTTTGACAAAGTAAATGGATAAAATAGCACTCAATACAGAATCTTATTTAATAAGTGGAAAAGAAAATAAACGCTTCTACCCTTTCTTAGAACTAGAATTTAATGAAAATGTTATCTATGAAAATGATACACCAAAATATTATTTGATTTTTTCGGATAACCTAAAATCAGCTCACGGAATTGGAGATTGGATTATGGCAGATTTAAAAAAAAATGGACATAATTTAAGAGAATTAATTATCGAGTTAGGAAATGGCTTGAATTTAAAATGGGATATTTTCTCATCTAAAACTGGTATGGAAGTTGAAAACAGTTATCAAACCGAACAAATTGAATTAGAAATACTTACTGACAAAACAATTGAAAGAATAAAAACGACACCACAACAACGTGTATAACCAATTGCTTGGTTTGTGTGTACTCGGAAATTCCTAACGGAATTTCCTCTGGTTCGTTTTCTTTTGTTAACTTAGTTCCTGCCAACGCAACAAGCCATACACGAACACGTTGTGCTTCATTATCAGAAACTGCTAACAAATGATAAAATTCTTTAGAAAAATTAGACAAAATTTACTTTCAAAGGGAAAAACTGGAAAGTATTTTAAATATGCTCTTGGAGAGATTGTACTTGTCGTAATTGGAATTTTAATTGCGCTATCAATTAGTAATTGGAATGAGAATCGTAAACTTAATAATACAATTAAAGGTATTTATTCAATTATACAAAGTGATTTATTATCTGATATTAAAACCATTGATAAAGTACTTGTTGGTAGTAAATCTCAAGATAGTTTATTCAAACGAGTCATTAATAAGGAAATGACCTATGATGATTATTTAAAATGTAACCGTTGTATTAGAACTCTTGGTGGCTTCCCAGACATAAAACTAAAAACGAAAGGATTAAATTTATTAGAACAAAATAGCACAGTTCTTAATTCCTATCAAGATAGTCTTTCAATAGAGATTAATAATTTTTATTCTTCCTTTAACATTGAAATTGAAGTAGCTTTACAAGAAGTAATTCTAGATTTCAAAGAAAACCGCAGCTATTTTAAAAACAATATGACTTGGTTTGAAGATTATGAAAAAGGTGTATTTAATGAAGACTTTGTAAAATATGCACTTTCATCTATTGATTATAGAAATAGAATAATTTCATTTTATGGACTGTATTACAATGGCTACTTAGGTCATTTAAGACAATATAAAGAAGAGGCTCTTCTACTTGTTGAGAATATCGATAAAGAAATTAAATAACGAAAGCACAACAACGTGTATAACCAATTGCTCAGTTTGTGCATACTCGGAAATTCCTAGCGGAATTTCCTATTGGTTCGGTTTCTTTTGCTAACTTAGTTCTCGCCAACGCAACCAGCCATACACAAAACCGTTGTAACCAATTTGAGAAAAACCAAGTGAACCAACTTTTTAATATAATAATAAAACAAATAATTGTTGGCTACATTGGAGCTTATCTATTGTTGATTTACTTCAAATTAATAGGAAAGAAAATAACATATGAACAAATTCTTAATGAAGTTGATTCAAAAAGCGGAATTAAAAAATATTATTACAAGGCCTTTTATTTAGGAGTTGGATTTTTAATTATAACTGTAATTATTATTTCAACAATGGCTGGATTAAATCCAAAGATTTATAACAACAACAAATAGTTGTAACCAATTTGAGAAATCGTACTTGAATAATGAAAAAAGGATTAAATATTTTACACTTTTGTCTTTATCTAATTGAGAAAAAAATTCATTTTCTCTTTAACAAAATAAATCCTGCTTTGTTGTTATATAAAATTCCTGCTGTCAAAAGAAGAATGAAAACGAAGTATGGAATAGAAAACACAAAGGAATATTTAGATGACTTTTGGACTAATCAAAAAAATGGTTTTAGTTTACATTTAATTGGTGGCTGGCTTGTAGGTCTAATTTTTATAATACTTATCAGTTTAACTATCATTGCGCTAAAAGTCTCTGGATTTGAATTTAATTTACCTAAATACGTTTTCATTGCATTTGGTATAATTTCTTATGTAATTTGCTATTTCGCTACATTTAAAAATGACACGTATTTAAAATATTTTAAGGAATTTAACACTTGGACGATAACAAAAAAAAGGATTAACGTTATAATAAGTATCGGATTTATATTACTTGTTATTGCTTTATTTTTTTCAAGTTTATTGTATTTTTAAAAATAAAAAACTGGTTACAACAACGTGTATAATTCATTGCTGGTTTTAGCCTACTTACGAAAGTCCTCGCGGACTTTCTATCTGTGATTTATTTGCTAACTTTAGTGCTTAAACACGCAACGAAATCATACACAAAACCGTTAACAACAATAGTGCAAAAATTCAACAGCACTACTCTATTTGAACTATTATTATTAACACAAAAATCTCAAATTTCTCATTTAAGATTTTCGTTTATCATTTTTTGGAGAACTAAACGCTTTTATGGTCTGTTTTTGTTTATTAAATTATAGCTAGGAAACTCTCAAGATAATTTCTTACTTCAATGGTAAACAATTTATTTTTAAGATAATATCTTCGATCATTTAAAATTGTTTTTTTGTAAGTCAGTCGAATTATCGCTTGCGTTCTGTATCGTTCTAAAATCCAAAAAAGGTGTTCGTTATTATTCCTGTGGTGCAACCTAAATGTTATTATGGACTTTTCTCTTTTGCCAAATCAACGGTTTCTTGGGAGTATCAGCTAATGTTAGTTATAGCATTCTCTTTCGGTTGCTATGAGGTATATAGCTAGTTCTGTGATTTACCAATGACTTGTGCTACACTACAGTTGCTAACAACGTGTATAATTAATTACTGCGGAATTTCCAATCGGAAATTCACAATAATTAATTATATTAGCTAATAATCGGAAAATGACTTACGCCCTTTTCCGTAACTAATCATACACAAAACCGTTGGTAACAATAGCTCCGAAATTGTAACTCCAAGTGATACATAGTTACTATAATTACAACTTCGGAACTATTGCCACTCTTACTCTTAAAATTGAAAGCTTACTCAAACTCTAAAACTCATTGTGGCGAAAAAAAGCCTAGTTTTATTTTCGCGATTTTTTTTTGAGGTTAAGACACATTCACTAAAAAACTATCTTGATGAAAAATTTATTTTTTTTAAACGTTTTTAAACTAGTTTGCGGAAATTTTCACTCATTACCTTAAGGTTTTCTCACTCTTCTCGCTAAATGTGATTACTCCTGCTCCAACACTCTAATCTGAATGTGATTACTCAAATGTGTCGCTACAGTTGCCAACAACGTGTATAACCAATTGCTTAGTTTGTGTTTACTCGGAAAATCCTGCGGATTTTCCTAATGGTTCGGTTTATTTTGTTAACTTAGTTCTTGCCAACGCAACTAGCCATAACACGAACATGTTAGCAGCAATAAAAAAACACTATTGGACAAAAAACAAAATGAAGAGGTAAATTTTGGAAGATTTAGATATTTTCTAGAGACACAGAAGAATATTTTTAACCTAACTGTTATAGATGAAATTAATATTGATAATAATATTTCAACAGGCAACAATAAATCAATAACATTTATTAATTGTGTATTTAATTTTGAATTTAAAATTCAAGGATATCAAACTAATGAAAATTACTCTTTCATCAATTGTATTTTTAATCAACGTTTTTTAGTTCAAAAAATAGACTTAAAAAATTTAACTTTTTCTAGTTGTACGTTTCATCAATATTTTTCTTCTAAACAACTAAGAACCATAAATTTCATATTTGAATCTTGCCAATTCAACCATTCGAAACAATTAGTTATTGATCAGTTTAAAACAAAAAATTTTAAATTTGAAAAAAACGAATTTAATCGCGACATTCAATTAATACCTAAACAAGCAGATCTAATATCTCTAATTGGAGGAGAGTCCAAAAGCACTTTAACTCTTTCAAATAGAGGTAATAAAAACACAATTAATAAATTATTTTTAGAATTTAATTCTAATCACAACACTGACTTTTTATTAAGAAACTTAACAACCGACTACATTCAAATTCATGGAGAGTTAAAAGATTCAACCTTATCAATAAACAATATAAAATTACGTGTTGGAATTATAAAATATTTTTTTAATAATGGAAATGTATTAATCAATGCTTTATCGCCATTAACAGAAAAATCTTTACTTGCTTTAAAGGGAGTTAATTTAGGAAATGCAATGATAAGTTCTATTAACTTTTCAGAATTTTCAAAAATTAAAATATCAAGCTGTAATCTAGTTGACATTGTGCCAATAAATATCAAATGGTGCAAATCGAATTTACTTAAAACTGAAAATACTTTAAAAGATAGAATAGAAACTTATCGACAATTGAAAATTGTTGCTCAAAAGAATTTAGATACACCAACCAAGTTAATGTATTATAAATATGAAATGAAAGCACACTTAAAGTCAATTAGAAAAGAAAAGGGAATGTTTTCAGATAAGTTTATATTATTTACTAATCTAATATCAAATAATCACGGGTTAAATTGGTTTGTTGCTTTTTGCTGGCTTATCTTTTTTTCCATTATTTGGTATACTTTAGTTAAATATAGTTTAAACCAAACCCAATTTAATCCTAAATTAATAATTAATGAAATTGGTCGATTTATTAGTTTTATGAATCCTGCTCATCGCTTTAACATAGTCTTTGATGTAAAAAAAGAGATGTACTCAAGTAATGCAGTATTTTTTGATAGTATATCTAGAATTTTTAGCTCATATTTGATATATCAATTAATAAGTGCTTTTAGAAAATATTCGAAAAAATAATAACTGCTGCTAACACCGTATATAATTTATTGCTGGCTTCTTGCCTACTTACGAAAGTCCTCGTGGACTTTCTTGGTCGGTAATTATTTACTAAATTAGTTGCTTGAAACACGCAACAAACCATATACAACAACGTTGTAAGCCATTTGAACAGACCAACAAAAATGAGTAAAAAGCGAGAATTTTGGTACTTCCTATTAAATGGAACTTTAGACGATAATACAGGAGTTTATTCAAACTTTTATACTTACGGAACACATTGTGGAAATTGTTTGGCTAAATCAATTGAAATAGCGGAAAACGAAGGGATAATTAACCCTGAATTAATCGAAACTTGCCGATTAGATAATTTAGAAGAATTTGAGTTACCTGAAAACGCTATCGAAATGAATTCAGATGTTTTTATGCTTTCTAATTTAAATTCTTACGAATTAAAAAAAGAAGAAACGGAATTTACGCCACCAACTGGAATTGCATTCGGAACTGACGAAAACGAATACGAAACGGATTTGATAAAAGAATGTTTTGTTGCTTATGGTAAAAATGAAAACGAAATATTTGAATTTGAACTTGTTGCAGACAATTGTCGATTAATAAAAACATTTTTTAAGGCAATTGATTTTTTGCCTAAAACAGACGGTTTTTGGATTTATTTACGTGACCATTGGGAAAATGAACAAACTGAATTGTTCGCAGGAAAAGATTTAATTTCTAAAGAAAATATAATTGAGTTCTTAAAATCAAATAACGAATCAACATTAAAAAACGGATTTATTGACATTGTGGTTCATTCAAAAAAAGGAGAAACAAATCTTACTTTGGACGAACATAAAAAAATTCGATTACACACAAAAGACGAATCTGTATTTAATGAATTCATCGGAGAAATAATTAAAATCGGATTTGAACAAACCAGAGATTATTACAACATTGAATTTGGTTATCATCATTGGCATTATCGAACTAACAAAAGTCTTAACAGAAATAAATTTAAAGAAATGTTAAGCAGAAAGAATTTTGAAAAAATAGAACTGAATTAAAAACGGCTTACAACACCGTGTATAATTCATTGCTAGTACTCGCCTACTTACGAAAATCCTCGCGGATTTTCTATTCGGTTTGTATTTGCTAAATTAGTTGCTGAAACACGCAACGAAATCATACACAAACACGTTGCCAACAATTATGACGAACATTATTTTTCATAGTCCAAAATTTGAATTTAAGGGAATTTTAATCCCTGAATTTGATATGGAATCTGGAAAACTCATAAGATTGTGCTTGCCGAATTTTGATTCAAAAGGAAATAGTTTAGTTCAGAATTTCCGAAATGAAATAATGAATCACTTTGAGAAAAAAATCCCTAAACTAAAGCTAACAAAAGATTATTCAGAAAGTGGAATTCGAAAATTTATGAAATCACTTACTGTTGAGAATTATATAACGGAAAAACTAAATGTTGACGGAACAAAAGCGGAAATTTTAGCAAAAAATTTAGAATTGGATTCTACAGAAAAATTGAATAATCTGACAATCGGAAAAAATAAAGCATTAACTATTAAGTGTGATTTTGAAAAATATGATATTCTTATATTTGATTATTACGGAGTAAGTGCGAACGAAATTGATTATTTGGAACGAATTGTTAATGCGGAAATAATAAAAGGAAAAAGTGGAATAGCAATTGACAGACTTGAATTTAATCAGAACGAAGAAACAAATAAAAAAATTGAAAGAATAAAAATAACTGTGGGCAACAACGTGTATAATTAATTACTGCCGAATTTCCCAAACGGAAATTCACAATAATTAATTAACTTAGCTGCTAATCGGAAAATGACTTACGCCCTTTTCCGTAACTAATCATACACAAAACCGTTGGCAATAAGCTGAAAATGAAACACGCTTTAAACATATTACTTCTGATTTCAACTTTGATTTCGTGTAAAAATCAATCGGAATTGAAATTGGAAATTGCTCAAATTGAGAAAACCGAATTGATTAAAATAACACAGACTTACTCGATATCTGAATTGTGGAATATTTTAGTTTTCGAAACTGGTGGTTGCTTAGGTGGAGAACAATATATAAATGAAAAGGAATTTAAAAGAAACGAAAAAACACTCGTTTTCAGCGAAACGCAATGGAAAGAATTCTCGAATAACGATAAAGGTAAACTAACTGAATTTCTCATTACCAAACTTTCTGACACAACAAGAACTAAAGTCCATATCTGTCCATTTTTTGAAGCAACAAATGGAGAAATGGCTGTATATTCTCTTCAGCACATTCATAAAAAGAATTGGTTTGATTTTTCGGCATTTAAAGATTATAAAAATAAAGAATATAAAAGCGCAATTGAACAACCTCAAATGTGGTTGCAGAATATATTGAAAAACGAAACCAAGAGAAAAAAATTGGCGGAATTTTTTAAAAACGAGATGAAAAAGTAAAAGCCAATTGCCAACAACGTGTATAACCAATTGCTTTGTTTGTGCATACTCGGAAATTCCTAACGGAATTTCCTATTGGTTCGTTTTCTTTTGTTAACTTAGTTCTTGCCAACGCAACCAGCCATACACAAAACCGTTGTATTTAATAATGCCAGCCTTTCTGATCTTCCCAGGTTTATTGCCATCATCAAAACTTGTAGATTAAGGTCAGTACTCTAAAAGCAGTACGGAATTGACTTTCGATAGATTTTTTTCCTTGTCAAGCTTTCGATTGAAATCGTATGAGAGTTTTACTCTCAAATACGAATGAATTCGCATAAAGCTTGCCTTAAGGTATAGAATATTTTCGACAAAGTCAAGTAATTACCCAAATACTTATCATTTAAAGTGCTGAATACTTTAATACGCAACAACTTTTAATGATCGCTTTTAAAATGACGATACCATATCCCGCGATATAGTACATAATTTGAAAACCATAAACCGGATTCAGAATCTGTTATGTAGCGTCTGTCATTCCTACGTAATTATGGAGATTCCCTATGGTCATTTCCAAATTACTAAAAACAACAGCGTGTATAATTAATTACTTGTTCCTCTTATATTTGGAATATTTATTACCATAAATAAAATGGTTAGTTTCTTTTTGCTAATTTAGTAATAACAAAACGTAACTAATCATACACGTCTACGTTGGCAATAATTTTGAAATGAAGAAAAGTATAAAATTTTTATTATTAATTCTTCTTATTTTGAGTTGTTCTACTAATTCAGAGAAAGAACAATTCATAGGGAATTGGAGTACTGGTGGATTTTGGAATCCAATAGAATTTCAATTTTTCAAAGACTCATTAATTGTTGATGAAATGGGTTTGAATTACCTAAATAATTGGGAATTCGATTCCAGAAAACTTTATGTAACCAAATTAATTGGTAATGGTCCAGAAATTGAGGAGGAAATAATTTTCGATTATAAATTATCTAGAAATAAAGACTCTCTATATCTAAAAAGAGAAAGTGATTCCACTTATAATGTGCCATTAATGAAAATTAAAAATGGTTTTGACTATTTAAAAAAAAGTGTTAATCTTTCAATTGATTTACCAATAAGTAATACAAAATTAACTCAAAATAACTTTAACGAATGTGGACTTAATATCTATGTAGGTTATAATAATGAAAAACTCATTGCTAGAACTGATAGATACATTGGAGTAACACTTCATAACATTACTAGAGAAGCAGCAAGGTATTACTCTTGTTATGAAACAAATCAGTTTAACGTTTTTGTTAATTTAATTGCCGATAAGTCTGTACCAAAATCTGATATAGATTCATTAAAATCTATTATTAGAGAAACGGAAATAAATAAAATATTAAGGATATACAAAAACGATAAAACTGCATATGAAAAAACTGGATGGAAAGATAAACTAGAATGGTTTGGAATTTACGAGTAAAACTATAGCCAACAACGTGTATAACCAATTGCTAGTTTGTGTGTACTCGGAAAATCCTGCGGATTTTCCTACTGGTTCGGTTTCTTTTACTAACTTAGTTCTTGCCAACGCAACTAGCCATACACAAACACGTTGGTAACAATAGCTCCGAAATTGTAACTCCAAGTGATACAGTCTTACTATAATTACAACTTCGGAACTATTGCCACTCTTACTCTTAAAGTTGAAAGCTTACTCAAAATCTAAAAATCATTGTGGCGAAAAAAAGCCTGGTTTTCTTTTCGCGATTTTTTTTGAGGTTAAAACACATTCACTAAAAAACTATTCTGAGAAAATTTTTATTTGAGTTTGAGAAAGCTTACGGAAATAATCACTCAAACGTAAAAAGATGATCACTCAAATTCTTTATTTTAAAGAGGAGCTTTAATCTAATTTTGTACAATTTTCTTTTATTAGAAAAATCTATCATACATGTATGAAAATTCACTCCTGCTCCAACACTCTAATCTGAATGTGATTACTCAGATGTGTCGCTACAGTTGCCAACAACGTGTATAACCAATTGCTCTGTTTCTGCATACTCGGAAATTCCTATCGGAATTTCCTATTGGTTCGGTTTCTTTTGTTAACTTAGTTCTCGCCAACGCAACAAGCCATACACAAAACCGTTGCAACCAATTGCTCCAAATCCTAACTCCTTTTTAAATTCAGTCTATAAGTTTATAATTTTAGATCTATTGCTCACTCAAACTCTTGAAGGAGAAGCTTACTCAAACTCTATACAAAAAAAGAAAAGGTTTCTTACTCTAACGGATTTTGAGCTTGTTTGCGGAACGTTCTACTCAAACGGCTAATTCTGCTTACTCAAACTCGCTAAATGTGATTACTCCTGCTTCAACGCTCTAAGTAAAACGTGCTTACTCTACTCTGTCGCAAAAGTGATGCAACAACGTGTATAATTAATTACTGCGGAATTTCCCTAACGGAAATTCACAATAATTAATTAACTTAGCTGCTAATCGGAAAATGACTTACGCCCTTTTCCGTAACTAATCATACACAAAACCGTTCTACGCAATTTGAGAAAAATTTTGCAATCATACCAATTTTTGGTATATTTGATATAAATAGTATCAAAATGAACAAAAACACATCAATATCACTCGGAAATTATTTTGACCAATTTGTGCAAAGTAGTATTAGTGAAGGAAGATTTAAAAACGTTAGCGAAGTAATACGAGCAGGATTAAGACTTTTGGAAGAAGAAGAAAGTAAAGTAATTGCATTGAAAAAAGCAATTCAAGAAGGAATAGACAGCGGAATAGCGCACGATTTTGACCCGAAAAAACATCTTGAATCTCTAAAAGCCAAAAAGCACTCGAATGGCTGAATATAAACTAACGAATAAAGCTGTTGCGGATTTATCAAAAATTTGGGAATATACATTTGAGGTTTGGTCGGAAAAACAAGCCGATAAATA is part of the Psychroserpens ponticola genome and encodes:
- a CDS encoding DUF6090 family protein — its product is MIKFFRKIRQNLLSKGKTGKYFKYALGEIVLVVIGILIALSISNWNENRKLNNTIKGIYSIIQSDLLSDIKTIDKVLVGSKSQDSLFKRVINKEMTYDDYLKCNRCIRTLGGFPDIKLKTKGLNLLEQNSTVLNSYQDSLSIEINNFYSSFNIEIEVALQEVILDFKENRSYFKNNMTWFEDYEKGVFNEDFVKYALSSIDYRNRIISFYGLYYNGYLGHLRQYKEEALLLVENIDKEIK
- a CDS encoding type II toxin-antitoxin system ParD family antitoxin, which encodes MNKNTSISLGNYFDQFVQSSISEGRFKNVSEVIRAGLRLLEEEESKVIALKKAIQEGIDSGIAHDFDPKKHLESLKAKKHSNG